ACCGTCAACCGCCTTCTTGCCGCAGACATTCGGTCCCCGGCAACGAGCACTGCTTCCCGGGGATTCCGTCCCCGGCGATGGGACCGCGTATCCGCCGATCGGAACCGCGCCGGTTTACACCCCAAACGTTCGTGTCGCCGATTTGGTGATCAATGGCTTTCCAGCTCGAACCGGTCGAATCATGCTCGGCGGTGCCGTCAACAGTGACGCGGGCGTGACAGGACAAATCACCGTTGACGAACGCAACTTTGACATCACGCGTTGGCCACGATCATTCCAAGATCTGTTCAGCGGAACTGCGTTTCGCGGAGCCGGCCAAACGTTCCGTCTTGAGGCTGCACCCGGTAGTGACTTCGATCGATACAGCGTTCAGTTTGCTGACCCAAACTTATTTGGCTACATGCCGATCAGTTTTTCAGCAAGCGGATTTTTGTACGACCGGCGTTTTGATGACTGGGACGAAGAACGGTTGGGAGGCAGGCTTTCGCTCGGCTATCGGATCACGCCTGACTTGTCACTGGCCGTTGGCGTCGGTGGACAGAACGTCGAAATCGGTCGCTTGCGATTGCCAGGCGTTTCGCCCGAACTTGACAGCTTGGTCGGAGACAACGAACTGTATACCGGCAGCATTACGCTGACGCACAATACTCGTGACAATCCCATCCAACCCAGCGAAGGGCACTACTTTGAGTTCAAATTCGAAGAGGCCTTCGGAGACTTCGACTACGCACGATTCGAGCTAGAATATCGGACTTACTGGCTGCTCGCTCAGCGTGCCGACGGCAGCGGCAAACAAACGATCTCGTACAGCACCCAGTTCGGCTACAGCGGCGACGAAACGCCAATCTTTGAAAACTTCTTCGCCGGTGGTTACGCCACCCTGCGTGGATTCGATTTCCGCGGTGCCGGCCCAGTCGTCGGTGGGGCGAATGGTGTCCGGGTCGGGGGGCAGTTCCAATGGCTAAACTCTGTGGAGTATATGTTCCCCATAACAGCAGATGACGCGTTCCGAGGCGTCGTTTTCTGTGATTTTGGGACGGTTGAGGAGAGTGTGAAGCTGGATTCTGATACATTTCGAGTCGCCCCTGGTGTCGGATTTCGCGTTGCGATCCCCGCCTTGGGCCCCGCACCTCTCGCGTTTGACTTCGCATTCCCAGTCAACAAGGGCGAATTCGACGACGAGCGGATGTTCAGCTTTTACATGAGCCTCATCAAATAGTCTGAACGCAATCACCCTGCACTCATCATCCTGCGTCTGAAGTACATGTCCTCCGTTCCGTGGTCCGAACAGATCCAGCAGCGGTACCGTTGTGTGCTTGCGGGGGACATCTGCGAATGGTTCGATCAAGAGATTTGGAAGCATGCCGACGACGGCTGCGGCCAACGCTTCCTGCACGCGGTACCGCCACAGGAATTGCTTGACGACACGCCACAAGCGATCTGGCCGGCGCTAATGCCCTGCGACTTTCTCCCAATCATCTCGAACGGCTTAGGCGACTACCTCTGCCTTCGATTTGGGAGCGACAATCGCTCTCGGGAATTCGTGCATTGGTATCACGGCGGCGGCGACTGGATCCCCTGGGGAGACTCGTTAACAGAAGCCTTGTTCTTTGATTCGGTTCGGCAAAACCTTCCCGGCGGACAACGCGACCACGCGCTTGCCGCGGCGTTTGAACCCGCCGTTCTCTCAGACAATGTGCACCCGGTGGACCGCTGGGTAAGACAGCGCATTTCCGATCGTGAAGGGGCCGAGATCGAATCGGACGACGGTAGGACGCTCGCCGATATGATGCTGAGTGGTGGACTTTCGGAGATCGCGGTTCGCTGCCAGCTTTGCATCGATGCGATCGAAAATCCGCTGCTCCATGAACTGGACGACGCAAATTGGAGGATGATCGATCCTCAAATCCGTCAACGCTACCTGTTCGATTGCGATCTGCTTCCCGACGACGTTGTCGGTTCGATCTCTGTCAAAGCGACGGAACTTGCGGCCGTCCAGGACTGGCCTGCGGTCGCTAGCCATTGTGAATCGATTGCCGAGCGACGCAGTGACTTGGCATGGGTCTGGGATCTTTGGGGATACAGCCTTGAACGATCTGGGAATGCCGAACACGCGATCGAGTGCTACCGAAAAAGCTTGCTTTGCTCAATCTTCACCGATCAAACCGTTCGGATCCGGACGCACGCCTTTGTTAACGAAGGCCAAAAGTTCTCCGCATCGCGACTATTGCAGCTGGGATACAAAGGCGAAGGCGACCTGGAAGCAAACTACCTCACGTGCCTTGCCGAATCATCACCCGATGTTAGACGCAAACGCGTTCGCGAGCTATTCGAACGGCTGGCGAGCACAGCGGAGCCTCCAGTGGCTTACGATGCCTGGATGAAAGCCGGATGGGACCTCGGCGCCGAACCAATGTCGGCATACGGCAAAGTGCTCGATCGGGTAGCCGAATCCGCCGCGGCGGCAGGATACCAAGCGCTAGCCGAGATGGCAAAGACGCACCGAGCTTGCTTCGAAGGTCGCTACGGCCTCTAAGGAGTTATCCATCAGCCGCAACGCGATCGCGTGCGGTTACCTGGATCACCACTTGCAGACACCCAACTGCGAGCTAGCGCTCAGCGGCTGGTTTAACGCATCAGCCGCAACGCGATCGCGTGCGGTTATTTGAATGGCCACTCGCAGACACTCAACCGCGAGCTGGCGTTCAGCAGCTGATTTTGCTTAACCGGCCATTCGCGAAATGCGATTACCTGGCTGAGCAATCTCGGACGCGTTGGGCTGATAGCGATACTGCATCAGATAGGCGTCTTCGACGGTGTCGTCATAAAAATCACGGAGCACACTGATGGCGCGAAAACCGAGCGACTTGAAAAACAGCTGGGCATCGAGGTTGGTTTCGCGAACTTCCAACATGATGCGGTTGCGACGCTCATGCGAAAGCTTGCCAAACAACTTGCTGCACATGGAGTTTCCGACACCGTCACGTCGGTGATCGGGGTGAACCGCGAAATTCAGAATGTGCAGTCGATTCTTATGCAGTTCATAGATCATGAACCCGACGATCTCGTCATCCTTTTCTGCCACCATGCCTATGCAATTTCGTTGGCGGAGGCAACGGATAAAGTCATCTTCGTTCCATGCGAATTCGAAGCATGCTTTTTCAATACCGAGAACTGAAGGCATATCGCGGCGAATCATCCAGCGAATATGTACGCAGACCGGGGTCTCTTTGGCTTGTTTCACTTCTGGTCTCCTTTCCAGCGAGACGATTAACCCGGCCAGCGCGTCCAATGAACGCCGGGGAAATCGAATTTAATCCGTCAACCAAACCAGCAAATCGTCCCGTTCATCGTGCCGTTTGCCGTTTCGTCGAAAAATAGCAGACGGGCTTAGGCGAACCAATACGGATTAGGGGGAGTTTCGCGGTTGACCGAGATCAGTCGTCTTCGTTGGAAATTCAGTCGCAGACTGCGGTCATTTCCGCGACACCGGCGGAGCACTTGTACCGGGTCACATGGAGAGATCACATTCCGCTCAATTGGGGCAACTGGTATTCAAGCGTCCTGTCGATGCCCCGCCAAGTTTCAATCGTAGCAAAAGCAGCAAAATTTCTTACGAAGTCAGCGTAGCTTGCCAAAGCCCTAAAGCCGGGTTCTGAATGTAATAGAATTCGCTGCCATCGACATCTTTGTGCCAACCGTCGGTTAGACCTGCGGTGTTGTAGCGAGCCATTAACGCGTTGATGTCACCGGGGGTGTAGCCGACCGACCGAATCTCTTCTGCGGACAGTTTTCCAGCCGCATAAACGACCTCAAAACGATTTTCCGGCGATCCATGAACGAGGTGGGCGGCAGCCGATGGGTTGGCCGCTAAATCCTCGTGTTGCTTGACCAATTCGACGATTTCGCTTTTGGTGCGATAGCCGTAGCGCCGGATCAGGCGATCGATTTCGCCATCTTCGCCAAATTCTTCGACGGCCGGCCCAAGGATTGTCAATCGGCCACCGTCGGCGATCGCCAATCGCGTCCGGTAAATCGCCTTGTTGCCCAACCATGTGCTTTTAAACTCGCTGGGATCGAGATAGGCGACGACGTGTTGCGGTGGTTTTTCCAGGTGCGTGATGTTGACTTCATGGGCCAACTCGGCGGCCTTGAAAAACGTTTCGTGATCATCGCCGATATACAGGCCACGCGTATGTAACGCACCATCCGGCATTTGCTGAATCACGGTCAGGGCGTAAAGCAGTGGCAAATCGCCACAGAACTGATCTTGGGCATAGTTAAGAATCTGGCGTAGCGGAGTATTGGCGCGGCCCAACGTCTGCTCGATTCCATAAACGGCGCTTAGATAGTGACTTTCGTTGATTCCTTCGGCGCCGCCGGTGCCGACGAAAATGTTCTTGTTGTAGTTTGCCATCCCGATGACTTCGTGCGGGACGACTTGACCGATCGAAAACAGCAGGTCGTGACCGCCGTCGCGAAGCAACTTGTTGACCTGCGCTTTCCAAGGTCGATTGTAAAGCCCGTCCGTGACTTTCGAGACGTATTCTGCGGGGACCGTTCCGAGTGTGACCACGTCGTCACGCCAACGGTGAGGGCGAAACAGGTCCAGTGGAACGCCGGGAAACATGTGTTCGAGTTGCTGTGGCTTCATCGGGCTATGTGTGCCTAGCGCCGGCATGATATCCGCCACCGCATCACCGAGCATCTCGTAGCACAACGAGGTGATTTCGCCGGCGCGGCTGAATAGACGTGTATGGTCAGGCGGCAGTAGCAATGCCTTCTTAGGCTTGCCTAGCTTTTGAAATGTTTCCGCAAGCGCCTGTCGGAGATCGTCACTGGAAAGAGACGTGGTTGAACTTCCGGTTTCAAAGTAGATGGTCATGGCAAGGCGATCGGGAGCGGCGTGAACAAGCAACGTGGCGTAACAACCAAGAGAATAGGACAGCGACGATGCCCAATCCAGTGGTCGGGCTGACGGGCCGACAACGCCAATTGCCCCCAGGTCGATCAGTCTTAGTTCGATCACCCCGGGCCAGAACTCGATTGACTCGGTCTCGCTGAGTTTGTTACCGGAGGGTCAAAATCTTGTTGGAGAACACTTGTTGACGCCCGGTGAACGTGACCGAGATGAAATTGTCTATTCGTATGATTGCTGCTTTGGGTGCGTTTGGGATTGGCTTGGTAACCGCCATTCCAACGCACGCTCAGTCAGGTGAAACGCCGCTTTGGCAACTGGGAATTTCAACCTTCGGTAAAAAAACCGACCCGTCGGCTGGACCGCCCACACCGATCGCTCCGCCACAAATTCCAGGCGTTTCGCAAGCAAACGCCGACGCCTCGACCGATCCGACCGCCGGCGTAACGCAAGCCGCCGGACCGGCGACGGCTCCGTCAATGGAAATCGCGACGACCAGCGGCACCTGGACGCATCCAGAAGGCGCCACGCCGAATTACGAATCACACGCTTACGAATCGTTACCACTGCCGAACACGGCAATGGACCTGCCGATCGCCCCGCCACAAAATGTGCCTCCGGGAGCACTGCCTCCGGGAGCACTGCCACTTGTCGATGGTCCAGGCGTTGACTCGGCATCACTACCGATCGGCAGCGCGATCGCGAACGGCGAATCTGCCGAAACAGTGCCGCTAGCCGAAGACACGACGGCGTGGTACCAGATCCCATGGGGATGGATTAGCACCGGCTGGGACAACCATGCCGAGTTCGGACTCGATGGCAGCAGCGGAAACGCGAGGACGCTGGCGTTGCAAACCGGATTGGAGATGAAACGGAAGACGGATCGCTACACACTCGCATTGGACTTTGACTACCGCAAAGCGACCAATCGCGGCGTGACGACCGAAGACAACGGGCGCTACAACCTGGACTACGACCGAATGTTCGATGATTCGCGCTGGTCGGCGTTTGGAAAATTCGGCGCCGAATGGGACCAGTTCAAAGCGTTCGATCTTCGCCTGAACCTTAACGGTGGTATGGGCTATTACTTTGTGCGGACCGACGACGCGACCTTCGTTACACGATTGGGTGCTGGTGCGTCCCAGGAGATCGGTGCGGCGGATGATGATTGGAAGCCTGAAGCGGTTTTCGGCACCGAAGCGGAGTACCAACTCAATCGCTACAACAAACTTAAGGGCAAACTCGAGTACTTCCCAGCCTGGGAGGACTTTTCCGACTACCGATTGGTCGCCGATGCCGCCTGGGAGATCTTGCTCGACGACGCTGAGAACTTGTCGCTCAAGCTGGCGGTTACCGATCGCTATGACAGCACTCCGCAAGGTGCGAAACCGAACGACGTTTATTACTCGATGCTGCTATTGATCAAGTTCTAGACGCGGTCTCAGAAAACGCTGTCCCAAGGGCGTTCTCCGCAAGTAGTCAAACAGAAACCGTCGCCAACGCGATTCGGTTAATCCGGAACCTTGCGCGTCGCATGACGCGCAAGGTTGCCGTGCCATGACATCGTTAGGTCAGCTTGGTTTGCCCCGGCACGGCAAAGCTTGGCTCGGGCAAATCATTGTCAAAGCTTAGCGACTCGGGGAACAAATCCAATTCGGATTCCTCGGTGGCAAACTTCCAATCGACCTTCTGGCCGGTGTAAGCTGCCATACGACCGAGGACGGCTGTCATTGAACTGTCGGCGGTTTGCTTCAATTCGACAATCGGTTCGCCGGCACGGATCGAGTCAACCAGATCTTTGTGCTCTTGTTTGTAGGCAGCCTGGATATTGCCTTTCATCGACCACACTTCGTTGCCGTCCTTGTCGTAGATCATCGCACCGCCGTTGCTACCAAGGATCGTCGCGGTCCCGTTGGAACCATAGATCCGGTTGCCAACTTCGGACTGCGTTCCGCGAATTTGGCGACACTTAAAGGACACCTGTCGGTCACCTGGGTAGGTGAAATCGACCGACATGTTGTCCCACATCTCGCTATCGTCGGGGCGGGTGAATCGACCGCCGCCGGCGTATGCCTGTTCAGGCGGACCGCCCATGACCCAGTTCATCACGTCAACGTTGTGAACGGCTTGCTCGGCGATTTGGTCCCCTGACAACCAGATGAAGTGCATCCAGTTGTAGACTTGGTATTGCGTGTCGGTCATGCCTTCCTTTCTGGCGCGGTACCAAATCCCCGTGCTGCAGTAACGGGCGGTCATGTTGATGATGTCACCGATCGCCCCTTCGTGAATTTTTTGAATCGCTTCCATGTAATTGACTTGGCGACGATACTGCGTCCCGGTCACGATCGCGGTCCCGGACTGCTTGGCCAATTCGTGTGCGACCAAGCAGGTTCTGTAGCCGGCGGGATCGACGCAAGATGGCTTTTCGGCGAAGACGTGCTTGCCCGCTTGTACCGCTTCTAAAACATATTTGGGGCGGAAACCCGGAGGGGTCGTCATCAGCACCAAATCAATTTCGGGGTCGTCAAGGATTCGCTTGTATGCGTCAAGCCCGACGAAATTCTTGCCGGCGTCGACGGCGATTTTGTCCCCGTACGTTTTCTTCAGTCGTGGCAGAATGCCCTCGTGTTTGGCCGGGTCAACATCAGCCGTCGCGACCAGTTGAACGTTGTCGTTGATCGTTAAGTTGTCATTGAGGGCGCCGCTTCCGCGGCCGCCCAAACCAACGATCCCGATTCGTACGAGTTCGCTGTTCGCTGCAGCAGCTTCTGCGGAGTGAACGGCGGGGACGTGCAGGGCACTCGCGCCGATTCCGGAAGCAACCGCCGAACCTTTCACCAGAAAGTCACGTCGATTGGACTTGTCCGAAGTGTTTGGCGCGTCGGTGTCAGAAGCTTCAATACGTTCTTGCATCACGAAAAATTTCCTAAGCGGTGAAACGGCGGGGAATTGATTTGCCAGTACAAAACGGCAATTTCAAAACGGGTAACGGAGGGGAGGAACGCGCATTCTAGTCACAGATGCTGCGGCTGTGTATGAAGTCAATCGCTGGTGACCGGCGACGATCCCCCCGCGGCCGAATCATTTTCTCAGGACGCCACCGATCCGCCACATTCCGCCCCGACCTACCAAGCCAGACCCCATTTGCCCCTTCGTGACATGGGCGATAAACCTGATAAACTTTGGAAATGACAGAACAACAACCTTCCCCAACACCCGATCCGATGGCGTCGCCATCGCGTTCGATCCGCCCTCGTGGTACTGAAGAAAGCCGCAAGTTGGCCGCAACGGCGGCGACAGTAGCGATCGACAACAAGGCCCAAGACGTCACCGTCCTGGATGTCTGCGGACAGTCTGCCGAATTTGACCTGTTCGTGATCGCGACCGGGCAAAGCCGTCGACAGCTACACGCAATCAGCGAGCAAATTGACGACGCTCTTGAAAAAGGGCTGGGCGAAAAACGCTACGGAATCGAAGGCTACGACGAGAGCCATTGGATCGTATTGGATTACGGCAGTGTCGTGATTCACCTCTTCGACGAGGAAACTCGCGAATTTTATGACCTCGAGTCGCTGTGGGCCGATGGAACCCCAATCCCGTTGGCTGACCTTGGGGTCACAACGCAGCCATAGTGATTGGAAACCTTGCCGTCTAGTCGCGTTGCCCTGCAAGAAGATGAAGCCGCGATCTGGCAGGTTGCCGACTCATCCTGTTTCTTCGATCACTTGATGAAGCTGACGAGCGGTGCGTCGTCAGCCTTTGAAATTAGGATTAGCCGCATGGCGTTAGCCACGGATTCGGTGCGATAACCGAGGCGAACGCCCGTCGGCTGATGGGCCGAACCCGAACAATTGGTCTAGACAGAGCACTCGCCGATGCCGACTTGTCATCATAGCCCAGGGGATAAGTCTTCAGCGGTCCGCTTGCGTTCAACGTCGCCTTTGCAGATACGGTATTCGCCGGAGCAGCCTTGGCGGCACCGCAGGTCGTCCAATCAATCGCCACCACTGGGCTGAGAAAGTTTTCTTTAACTCACTTTCAGCCGAATTCCTTTCGCTTCAACGTCAATCACTCCGTCATCACATGCATTTTCCCATGTTCCACTGGCGGCTGATTCTTCATTTCGGACGCGACCGACGCTTCGGTCGCGCATGGTTTCTTGACGCCATGGTTTCTTAAAGAACGATGCACATTCCTCATTTGCTTTCTGAGCGTTTCGCAGACGCTATTACACGCAGCCCCTTCGCCGACCAAGTCAGCGACATCCCAAGATTCGCAGGAATGATCCGAATCGCGGGCAACCCGAAGTTCGGCGATTACCAAGCGAACTTTGCGATGCCGATCAGTAAGATGGTCGGCGACACCAACCCGCGCGAGGTTGCTCAACAAGTTGTCGACCTCGTCAAGCTAGATGACGTTTGCGATCCCCCGGAAGTCGCCGGGCCAGGCTTCATTAATCTTAAGCTTAAAGATCAGTTCATTACTGAAAAACTGGTCGCGATGCTGGACGATGATCGATGCTTAGTCCCCAAAACCGATCAGCCCAAAAAGATCCTGATCGATTACTCGTCGCCCAATGTTGCCAAACCAATGCACGTGGGACACATCCGTACCACGGTCATCGGACATTGCTTGGCGCAAACACTGTCATTCCTCGGCCATGATGTGGTGACCGACAACCACCTCGGTGATTGGGGAACACAGTTTGGCATGATCATCTATGGCTACAAGCATTTCGGTGATGCCGAAACTGTGGCTGCCGACCCGGTACCTGAATTGGCAAAGCTGTACCGATTGGTTCATCAATTGATGTCCTACCACAAAGCAGTCAACTCAATCCCAAAGCTACAAACGCAGATCGAGGATCTAGGCGTCCAGCAAGCCGATGCTCGACAAGAGGCGGAGAACGCCGAAGGCAAAGAAGCGAAAAAGAAACGAAAATTGGCGGACTCGATCGCCAAGAAAATCGCTGCCTGCCGTGAGAACCTCAAAAAAGCGGAAACTACGATCGGTGAAATCAACGCCGACAGCGAGATGAAACAACTCGCCGCCGAGCACGCCGAAATTGCGACGGCAGTGCTCGAAGAAACCTCCAAGCTTCATGCCGGTGACGCGGAGAACAAACGGCTCTGGGAACAGTTTTTGCCATATTGCAAAGACGAAATCAATCGTGTCTATCGCCGACTCAATGTCACCTTTGACCATACCTTGGGTGAATCCTTTTATCACGACATGCTGCGTGATACCGTCGACGGATTAGTAGAACGCGGTTTAGCCAAGGAAAGCGACGGCGCGATCTGTGTTTTTCTTGATCAGTTCGAAGCACCGATGATCATCCAAAAACGCGACGGTGCATTTCTGTATGCGACGACCGATCTCGCCACGCTCAAATACCGCGAAGCGGAATTCTCCCCCGACGAAATCCTATATGTCGTCGATGCCCGCCAGGGAGAACACTTTGACAAGCTATTCGCCGTCGCCGAACTAACGAAACTCACATCCGCAAAACTGGTACACGTCAGTTTTGGCACCGTTCTCGGTGAAGATGGCAAACCAATTAAAACGCGCAGCGGAACCCTCATCGGACTGGAAAGCTTACTCGATGATGCCGTCGACGCGGCATTCCAAGTCGTTTGCGATCCCGACCGGTTGGTCAGCTTGGATCCCCCAATGGACGACGAAGAAAAACGCCGGGTCTCGGAAACGATTGGAATCGGCGCGATCAAGTATGCTGACTTATCGCATCACCGAACCAGCGATTATCAATTCAAGCTTTCGAAAATGGTTGCGCTCTCCGGGAATACAGCAACCTACGCTCAATACAATTACGCGCGAACACCCAGTATCCTGCAGCGTAACGGTGTCACTGAATCGGAGGTTCACAAGCGTGTTGCCGAATCGGGTTTTGAGTTCACACATCCCGCAGAACGTGACCTCGCCCTCACAATGCTACGCTTCGAAGAGGCGTTAATGAGCGTCTATGATGACTACGCGCCCAACCATTTGGTTGACTACGTCTATGGCGTTGCAGAATCGTTTGCCAAGTTCAATGTTCAGTGCCATGTACTGCGTGCTGAGACACCCGAGATTCAAACCACACGACTGGGCCTTGTAATGCTGACCGGTCGAATCCTGGAAAAAGGTTTAGGCCTACTCGGAATCAATGTCGTCGAACGTATGTAAATGACATTAGTTCGACCGGATCGACTGCGGAATAAGACTGAACCTCACCAAGGGAATTCATAGTCAAGTCGGCTCGATCTCATGCACGACTTTGCAACATCACTCAACGCGCCGTTGAGTGTCAGTCTCATCAAAGGCGATCACTGCATGACTATGTGGCGAAAACATGTCTTAGCATCATGTTTTTCGGGGGGGGGCTTGACGTTGCTGATTGACACTTTAGCGACATGCTCTATTTTTACGGCGGCGTTTAGATGCTAGTCGATTATAGAAGCGGGCATTGAGAGATCCTCATGATCTGCTCGCTTCAAGGATTTCGACAGATCGATACTGAACATTAGATGAAGGGGCAACCACACGGTGGGTCACCGCGTGGTTCTTTAGGCTCGGTTCGATTGTTGGTAATCGACGAGAGCATCTCGTATTTAGAAAGATTCCTTCCAATGTGTTTCTGATGCCTGAAATGGATGAGGGTCATCAACGAAACAGCAGGCAAGTAAAGATGGCCAAAAAAAGCAGCGGACCAAACAAGTCACTCGAGATCCGAAACTACCTTGGCAAGAACCCTAATGCCAAGCCCCGCGAGATCGTCGACGCAATGAAGGCAAAAGGTATCGAGGTTTCGGCCCAATTTGTCAGTACCGTCAAATCGACCAGCAAGAAAACCGGATCGGCTCCACGCAAGCCAGGTCGCCCGGCCGGGACGACGAAAGCGGCTACCGCGACGCGTCGACCAGCCGCATCCTCCACCGGAGACAAGATCTCCGTCGACTCATTGATTCGCCTGAAAGCGGTCGTTGAAGAACTCGGAATCGAGGAAACCCGAGTCGCACTTAGCACGCTGGAAAAGCTGAGCAAGTAGTTGCTCCACCAGTAGCGATCGCTCGTCTGCCGATGGGACCACCATCGGCCGGCAGGCACGGAATAATCGTGGCGGTGCGTCGTGCTCGACGCGATCGTTTCGCCCCGATCTCCCTCGCGGGGCCCCTCCCCCGACAGAATTTCGCCCCAGCGAAACCTGGTACTAGGTTTCCATCTGCAGGGGCTGACTCGCCCACAAAACCCGCGCCCAGATCCAAACGATTGCGGGTTTGCCTAGCCGTCGCCGAATAATTGGCAGGGTGTTGCTGGTTTTTTCTTTCGGAAGAGAAAGCAACAGGACGAGTTTTCGGAGGTTGGTGTAAACTAAGGCTTGAATTTACACCCCTCCCACGCGCCGCAAGATTCTGCTTCGGACCTATGCAAATTCAGTCTCCAGAGGACTTCGCCCGCCGAATTGTCGATCTAGGACTCGCCGAACGACGGCTCGTCGAAAGCGCGATGGGTGAACTTGGCGGATCCGAATTTACACTCGACGCTGTCGTCAATCAGATGCAGCGACGCGGTTTGGTGACCACGCTGCAAACAGAGAAGATTCTTCGTGGTGACCGCATCGGATACTTCTATGGCGAATACAAAGTCCTGTACCTGATCGGTGCCGGTACGTTCGCCCGTGTCTACCGAGCAAGTAAAGGCGACAAGGTTTTCGCAGTCAAAGTGTTGCGGAAACGGTTCCGCGATGAACCGAAGGAAATGGAGCAGTTTCTGCGTGAAGGCCAAATG
This genomic window from Roseiconus lacunae contains:
- a CDS encoding SMI1/KNR4 family protein — protein: MSSVPWSEQIQQRYRCVLAGDICEWFDQEIWKHADDGCGQRFLHAVPPQELLDDTPQAIWPALMPCDFLPIISNGLGDYLCLRFGSDNRSREFVHWYHGGGDWIPWGDSLTEALFFDSVRQNLPGGQRDHALAAAFEPAVLSDNVHPVDRWVRQRISDREGAEIESDDGRTLADMMLSGGLSEIAVRCQLCIDAIENPLLHELDDANWRMIDPQIRQRYLFDCDLLPDDVVGSISVKATELAAVQDWPAVASHCESIAERRSDLAWVWDLWGYSLERSGNAEHAIECYRKSLLCSIFTDQTVRIRTHAFVNEGQKFSASRLLQLGYKGEGDLEANYLTCLAESSPDVRRKRVRELFERLASTAEPPVAYDAWMKAGWDLGAEPMSAYGKVLDRVAESAAAAGYQALAEMAKTHRACFEGRYGL
- the rimI gene encoding ribosomal protein S18-alanine N-acetyltransferase, which produces MIRRDMPSVLGIEKACFEFAWNEDDFIRCLRQRNCIGMVAEKDDEIVGFMIYELHKNRLHILNFAVHPDHRRDGVGNSMCSKLFGKLSHERRNRIMLEVRETNLDAQLFFKSLGFRAISVLRDFYDDTVEDAYLMQYRYQPNASEIAQPGNRISRMAG
- a CDS encoding Gfo/Idh/MocA family oxidoreductase; translated protein: MQERIEASDTDAPNTSDKSNRRDFLVKGSAVASGIGASALHVPAVHSAEAAAANSELVRIGIVGLGGRGSGALNDNLTINDNVQLVATADVDPAKHEGILPRLKKTYGDKIAVDAGKNFVGLDAYKRILDDPEIDLVLMTTPPGFRPKYVLEAVQAGKHVFAEKPSCVDPAGYRTCLVAHELAKQSGTAIVTGTQYRRQVNYMEAIQKIHEGAIGDIINMTARYCSTGIWYRARKEGMTDTQYQVYNWMHFIWLSGDQIAEQAVHNVDVMNWVMGGPPEQAYAGGGRFTRPDDSEMWDNMSVDFTYPGDRQVSFKCRQIRGTQSEVGNRIYGSNGTATILGSNGGAMIYDKDGNEVWSMKGNIQAAYKQEHKDLVDSIRAGEPIVELKQTADSSMTAVLGRMAAYTGQKVDWKFATEESELDLFPESLSFDNDLPEPSFAVPGQTKLT
- a CDS encoding nickel-dependent lactate racemase family protein translates to MTIYFETGSSTTSLSSDDLRQALAETFQKLGKPKKALLLPPDHTRLFSRAGEITSLCYEMLGDAVADIMPALGTHSPMKPQQLEHMFPGVPLDLFRPHRWRDDVVTLGTVPAEYVSKVTDGLYNRPWKAQVNKLLRDGGHDLLFSIGQVVPHEVIGMANYNKNIFVGTGGAEGINESHYLSAVYGIEQTLGRANTPLRQILNYAQDQFCGDLPLLYALTVIQQMPDGALHTRGLYIGDDHETFFKAAELAHEVNITHLEKPPQHVVAYLDPSEFKSTWLGNKAIYRTRLAIADGGRLTILGPAVEEFGEDGEIDRLIRRYGYRTKSEIVELVKQHEDLAANPSAAAHLVHGSPENRFEVVYAAGKLSAEEIRSVGYTPGDINALMARYNTAGLTDGWHKDVDGSEFYYIQNPALGLWQATLTS
- a CDS encoding DUF481 domain-containing protein, which encodes MKLSIRMIAALGAFGIGLVTAIPTHAQSGETPLWQLGISTFGKKTDPSAGPPTPIAPPQIPGVSQANADASTDPTAGVTQAAGPATAPSMEIATTSGTWTHPEGATPNYESHAYESLPLPNTAMDLPIAPPQNVPPGALPPGALPLVDGPGVDSASLPIGSAIANGESAETVPLAEDTTAWYQIPWGWISTGWDNHAEFGLDGSSGNARTLALQTGLEMKRKTDRYTLALDFDYRKATNRGVTTEDNGRYNLDYDRMFDDSRWSAFGKFGAEWDQFKAFDLRLNLNGGMGYYFVRTDDATFVTRLGAGASQEIGAADDDWKPEAVFGTEAEYQLNRYNKLKGKLEYFPAWEDFSDYRLVADAAWEILLDDAENLSLKLAVTDRYDSTPQGAKPNDVYYSMLLLIKF
- a CDS encoding BamA/OMP85 family outer membrane protein is translated as MLRIDRHAKPDVADVSFDNRSTADAWWSPRGARRRLKSIGLAATIAVGLANASYAQTGGNLQFDPYSGGVPQATGTSQYQTQPSYSAPPAYGNSQTYTPPAYSSPTQNVPTAPSYPPQANQSAPSTAFLPQTFGPRQRALLPGDSVPGDGTAYPPIGTAPVYTPNVRVADLVINGFPARTGRIMLGGAVNSDAGVTGQITVDERNFDITRWPRSFQDLFSGTAFRGAGQTFRLEAAPGSDFDRYSVQFADPNLFGYMPISFSASGFLYDRRFDDWDEERLGGRLSLGYRITPDLSLAVGVGGQNVEIGRLRLPGVSPELDSLVGDNELYTGSITLTHNTRDNPIQPSEGHYFEFKFEEAFGDFDYARFELEYRTYWLLAQRADGSGKQTISYSTQFGYSGDETPIFENFFAGGYATLRGFDFRGAGPVVGGANGVRVGGQFQWLNSVEYMFPITADDAFRGVVFCDFGTVEESVKLDSDTFRVAPGVGFRVAIPALGPAPLAFDFAFPVNKGEFDDERMFSFYMSLIK
- the rsfS gene encoding ribosome silencing factor, with protein sequence MTEQQPSPTPDPMASPSRSIRPRGTEESRKLAATAATVAIDNKAQDVTVLDVCGQSAEFDLFVIATGQSRRQLHAISEQIDDALEKGLGEKRYGIEGYDESHWIVLDYGSVVIHLFDEETREFYDLESLWADGTPIPLADLGVTTQP